A stretch of DNA from Glycine max cultivar Williams 82 chromosome 18, Glycine_max_v4.0, whole genome shotgun sequence:
GTCTTTTCTGCAGTAGCATcttgttttaacaaaatatctGTCATGAATATGATTGACTCCCCTTTTAGTAAgtttgaaaaattaatggatgaaGACACAAGGTATTAtgctttattaaaaatgttttattatattatttcatttccttaaattttaaagtagtgagagattgttgaaaaatattttcttataatttgaaatttattattaaaatatattttatttattaatgatggttttaaagataaaatgtttttagaattagttaatgtgaaaaactaaaaacatttcACTACTTTCATTCTTGCCTCAGGAAGTTATCTTTTACTTGATCAAATGATCCTGTGAATACAAGTCTTTAAAATCAGGACatttgttatttgattttttaatttctattgtttaacgttattattattactgcAACTATTTTGTTGCTACATGTTGACTGATTGtctctttatatataactcATTGATAAAAGATAAGTCTGTGAAAATATAACACAcaagaacaataaaataaacactttgGTGAAGCTTTATATTCTGCATGTTGTATTCTTAATAGAgtactttataaaaaattaaaaaaaaatcctttatgagctatgaaaaaaaaaagagaaccaaatctgaaatatcttaaagtgtgggGGTATCTAGTAAAGGTTAAACAtccctattaataagaaaaggaaagttgaaaaaaaatgttaattgtatttttgttggaTATTCTTTATATAATACTACTTATAGATTCTTAGTTGTTAATTCAGAAATGtttgaaatttctaatgttATTATTATGCAATCTAGAGATGtcactttctttgaaaatatttttccttaaaaaaataaatcgttaaatctttatatggtttgaaacaagctccaaagCAATGACACACAAGTTTGATCAAGTTATTCTTTCGTATggttttcaaattaatgatagtgataaatgtgtgtatgtgaaatttttttatgataatggatgtgtcattttatatttgtatctggatgacatattgatatttggtagtaatatgcatttcataaatgatgtgaagtTTTTATTGTCTAGAgattttgatatgaaagaccttGGTCGTGTAAATGTGATTTTGAGTATCaagcttataaagaaaaatgatggcATTGTTTTTATCCAATCTTATTATgttgaaaaattattgaagaagtttaattattttgatgtgaaacaTGTTTTTACTCCTTATGAATCATccatcaagttaaaaaaaaaaacaattgagtaaaagaatttcttcacataaatattctcaaagTATCGATTCTTTGTTGCATTTGACAAACTTCTCTAGGTCTGTCTGATATTGCACATGTAGTTGGTAGATTGAAAAGCAATTGAGGGATTTAGTGATACAAAATTGAAGTTctgattttgatgaaataaaattgacaaGTGGTTATGTCTTTGCTTTAGCTGGTTGTACAATATCATGAAAATCTACTAGGcaaattattatttcacatGAAAGCAAAACTTGTTGCTTTAAATACTGCTACTAATGAGgctgaatttcttaaaattgtATTATGCGATTTGTCATTGTTGAATAAGTGTATACCTCCAATTCCaatgcattgtgatagtcaaattgctatatctaaagtgactagcaaaaattttaatgaaaaaagaagacacttaagagtgagacataagtttattagaaatttgatttctcatggtgtcatttctcttgactttgtcaggtcagAAAATAATATTGCGGATTCGCTTACAAAAAGGTTGACACGTCAACAAGTACTTGAGTCATCGAGGGGAATAGGACTAAATcccattatttagttacaacaatggacatccgtctccgtgtgattggtgatcccatgaatggagttcaacgggtaacaacgaaattgtttattgactaaagtacaccaaaatgaaatttggcAGAGCTGTTCCATTTCTCATTTCTATGACGAGgtatattataaattgtggcaatattaaggttgatgtatttatatatgtgtatttttggtaaaagaaaaatacctcTTAATGAGTCTGATGATAATTATTGTAGGGGTGGGGGTTACAGCTCACTCTGTGAGGATTTACTTAGTGAGTGTGGTGGTGGGGCCGTCACTGTGAGATATGGGTTAATCTCTAAGTGACACTCACGAAACAAGATACAAGCGCAATGCCGTGTAACGCGCTACCATTGATTAGAACCTAATTGAACGCCAATATTTATAGGGGTTGTGTACTAAAATCCGGTTAAAGAAtatgtagttcaagacaatcaagtcactacatttttctcaggtggaagttcataaacactaggtataaggctCAAACCCAGAAAATTCCTTATAccgaaatacaatatcacatgctctttctcttatgtttttatactaattatcttttagaaaatatattttaaaattttaaattatgtgggggaatgttggtaaatatttgtgctataatttaaaatttataaatatatatgacttatattaattgtattttataaaataaaatatttattttagattttcttaagattttattttaatgagtcAACAATTTGTTAAGGTTGTTTTGATACCTCTAAATTGTTATCCAACAGTCATattttccaacggtcatattcTGTTGTTGcataaatgtttatatatatatatatatatatatatatatatatatatatatatatatatatatcttcctTTCTAGAAACAACACACCTccctaaaattttatatttcttctcttataaaaacttatatatatacataaggTTCGGAGATTCTTTCGCTGTACACAATTGGAACCAACGGATTGTTGTATTTTAGGAAAGAAGcgcaatcaaattttcctaccGGAATGTTTTTTCTCTAAGAATATcgtttacgcgcttcaacccagaCTATATCTTTCTtctcctaatttattttttccttatgcTTATTATATGTTACAATGCATTATTCATGtgttatcaattaaatttattttgttactcttattttgttatttaatttaagactgtgcatcttcttcgtatttattttttttcatttttattttattttctaacataTATGACATGCCATATCACTGCAACCAACCAAGGAAACAAACATCATCTTCAGAATAATAGCATAAACCACCGACTCCATTCTCCCCCACCCCCTTCATCACAAATTCATGTTCTGAAAATCTTACATTTTCAATATTAAGCTAatccataaatattaaaaaaagacacAAACCAGCAATTGAATGTACACATATGTTAAGAACAGACAATGCTCCCtcatttatgaatattataagCTTACTCTCTAATGTATGAATCCCCTTTCTCACAAATATCCACAATCTTCGCCTTTGGTTTAGATTCTGAAATAACTAGCTTCAAGGCCTCTGTAAAAtcatagacaaacacacaaaaaaaaaatccagtcCAATCTCAGCaaaacaaaatatctaaattaaaaaaaggtcaACTTCAACAAGGTTCCAGAAAAAAATTGTCCAATGTATGAAATAACCAAAACCCAGATAGAATTTGAGACCACAAACATTAAGAGTAAGCGTTATGAATCAGTCCAAAGTGGAGCAATTCAGCACATAGCAATCCAACACAGAAGAGGAACACACTGTTAACAATCTCAAcagaaattttgtatttggtgACAACTTCGGCAGAAGAGAGATCCAACTCTTTCTCCTCCCTTTCATCGTCCGACATGGTGGCACAACTCTTTAGTCCTTGTGAACTCTGAAACACCCAAATGAAATGGGACAAAAAAAtgaggaaaacaaaaataaaaaaccaatctTTATCCAATTGGGTCTTGCAAGACAATGAAAAACCGATAAACAAAGAAGCCCAATATGAAAAGTTGGGAAATTGATGGATTTTGAAGTAACACTAACTGTGAGGCGGTTGGGGATGACAGTGTCGaggaaggagggaagaagaaTGGGGGCTTTTTTATCGACCGGGggtaaaagaaattgaaattttctaattattggaaagtatattttaaaaaattactcaaaatgagataagttataatattgttacgattttttaatttttttaagtgaaattgtaaaaatatttatgactttagtataaatataataatttttttacgactttaaagttgtatttttttataaaaaaaaaaaaatcaaagtcctATTTTATTTACGACTATAAAATCATgaacctattttatttttttaatatttttttaaggtatACCACTTCAAAGTTGtaacctcattttttttaaatgctatTTTACTATTTGCAGCCGtgttttaaatttgttaaccttcgtaaatttgtttttttaaatttaataatgtttataattttaatttttttaaaataaaaaagttaaaaaattatatttaaatatataataaataatattaatttgattttattagtatattttttgtgattttatttgatatgctaaatatataatgaatttagtatatttaaatatataataaataatagtaaaaaatgcTCATTATATAGAACTGAAGGGCATAATCAGAATAACTATCCATACAAGTACATGACTAACATAActtgtaatttttatgtttttcttttatttgtattgtgtattttatattaatgtattaattatgttatttttaatttttattgatagattatttaaactttaaataaaaaacatttaaagtaaactatatttaaaatatatataatatgttttaaataataaaacattaaaatcacaaaaatatactaataaaatcaacttaatattatttattacatatttaaatatattttttaactcttttattttagaaaaataaaatcataaacattattaaattttaaaaaaacaaatttgtgaaaaaaataggTTAACAAATTAAAAGCACGGCTACAAATAGTAAAACaacgtttttaaaaaaaaaatcaggttaCAACTTTGAGGTTGTataccttaaaaaaatttaaaaaataaataaaacagttTTACAAgtttaaagtcataaaataaaatacgattttagttttttttaaaaaataaatacgactttaaagtcgtaaaaaaattatatttacactgaaatcttaaatatttttacaacttcagttaaaaaaattaaaaaataaaaaagtcgtAACCGGTATTACTACTTCTAATCTCATAGGTCGTAACACCTATTACGATTTATCCCGTTTtgggtaattttttaaaatatactttctGTTGGAAAGTTCCAAATTTTTTTACCCCCATTGGTTAAAAAGCGAATTGATGGGATTTTaggaattaaacaaaaaaagaaggtaaATCTTGTAGAGCTAAACGGTGCTCTGTGTAACTAGGGTTATTTTTTTACACCACAATGatgaataaatcaatattttcttttcctttacaagaaattaaatagaaaagttgagtgtctttcttttcttttttgatataTGTTTGTGGATTGCATATTGAAtgaatcaatattttcttttcctttaattaGTAGTCTcatcaaagataatttttttaaaaaaatatttttattatttccatttattttacaaaatgaaaTCTTGTTAAATAACATGTAtcaaataattatgtttaaaaaaagttatcaaataACTAGATTTCTGTTAATTGGTTATTAGTACTaagaaattaatcaattatcatTCGTTACTTTAACACATttaactaactatgaaagagcACATATATGTGAATATTCATTGATCGattaatgaattaataattaactgTTTATCATATTtgttccattttctttttctgtcatATTATATGTGAAACTCATTAATTGAATACGACTGTCTAATAATAATATGGAACTATAtagtgtatttttaaaaatgttaacttGTTAAATAACAATTATCAGTAAATTAGTTTCTCTTAGTTGGTTATTAGTAGTTAAATCAATCAATTGCCATTTATTAATTGAACATGGTTGATTGATACTTACAAACATATATGAAAACTTGGTTCATCCATGACTTGAATGTAAACAAAGCATTCTTGCATAGAGAACTCGATGAAGATATATATACGGTGGTTTCACAAGTTCTTCACTATTCATAACCAAGAAAGGTGTGCAAGTTGTTCAAGTCCTTTAAGGACTTAAGCAGGCTAGGAAGAAGTGGCATGAAAGGCTTTATTTCTTCCTTATTAACCATGAGTTAATATAATCATCAATTGATCATAAATTTAGTAAGAGCTTTTCAAGGTGAATTTATTTATGCATCATGGGCATTGGTTCCGTCAAGTATACCTATATTAATACTTCAAAAATAATTCTATTAtacaatttaacttttaaacttaattttaaaatatcatttctaaacataaattaatttttaacatacttttttaaaaaataattctttctaatattattttttaaatcaattttatcacaagttaaACTAAATAATCCAGGCCATTTACTtacattaaaatcatttttttttggcaatCTTAATTAACTCCACTGGTCATTAAAAAGGgagagataaaaggaaaacaaaacttCTAATCATTAAAAAGAAGATATATTTTCACAAATTCATAACAGATTCTTCCTAAGTCAAGTCAAGAATCTAGAAACGTATAGTACAACATATAACACATAACAcagaaaaaacataataactagCAACCACAAAGGACAACAACATAACTGAGAAACTCTGTGATATAGTGTCATAGTTTGATGCTTTCTCTAGAGAGGCGACAACCTTAATTAGCTCAGCTTGATGGACCCTTAACCCAATTCATGATCCTTTGAGGAACACTATAGTCGTAGGCAACCACTGCGAATATTCCAACCCACATGGCCAAAGTGATCCAAGCTACGGTGGCTGAAATGAAGCTCAAAGCCAGAACTGAAACAATACCTCCCACAATAAGCATGACCCAAATTACAAGTGGAAGGAGGTTTCCCTTATATATCTGAAGTATTGTCCCAGTGGAAGCAAATAAGAAGTATAAGACAATGGTTAAAATCAGAAACATCATTAGCTTGTGCTGTTCTGTAAA
This window harbors:
- the LOC106797050 gene encoding uncharacterized protein — its product is MSALNSTHFTSLRDQVLNVFKELQEILIKFLTLSIALISLTNTESGKLLFTEQHKLMMFLILTIVLYFLFASTGTILQIYKGNLLPLVIWVMLIVGGIVSVLALSFISATVAWITLAMWVGIFAVVAYDYSVPQRIMNWVKGPSS